In one Thermoleophilia bacterium genomic region, the following are encoded:
- the acsC gene encoding acetyl-CoA decarbonylase/synthase complex subunit gamma — protein MALTGLQIYKLLPQTNCKECSFPTCLAFAMKLAQKGTELDKCPHVSEEAKAALDAASAPPIKLVSIGSGERAFEIGNEVVLYRHEKTFYHQPGLVVRVKSDDAQLADKAAQVAAYALERVGMELRLDGIAVQQAGGDAAAYAAAVAAVRVAAPGLPLVLETADHAAAEAALSGGAAAEKPLLRGASTANAQAMAEVAKKHGCALTISAVAGDLGELVDLSESVRAAGVEHLVLDPGTTSLGSDLSAFTQLRRLALKKGARALGFPILADCAAPTWQAELARASQAIAKYAGVIVLDHFEPGALYALMTLRQNIYTDPQKPIQVDPKMYEIGTPAADSPLLITTNFSLTYFSVSGEVEGSGVASWLLVADCDGQSVLTAWAAGKLDAEKIAKSVKACGIGDKLAHKKLVIPGHVAGLSGEVEEELPGWQIMVGPRDAVDIPSYLKTIWPAA, from the coding sequence GTGGCTCTCACCGGACTGCAGATCTACAAGCTTCTGCCGCAGACGAACTGCAAGGAGTGCAGCTTCCCCACGTGCCTGGCCTTCGCCATGAAGCTCGCTCAGAAGGGTACCGAGCTCGACAAGTGCCCCCATGTGAGTGAAGAGGCGAAGGCGGCGCTCGACGCTGCTTCGGCGCCGCCAATCAAGCTCGTCTCCATCGGCAGCGGCGAGCGCGCCTTCGAGATCGGCAACGAAGTCGTCCTCTACCGGCACGAGAAGACCTTCTACCATCAGCCTGGCCTCGTCGTACGCGTCAAGAGCGACGACGCGCAGCTTGCCGACAAAGCCGCCCAAGTGGCCGCGTACGCCCTTGAGCGCGTCGGTATGGAACTGCGCCTCGACGGCATCGCGGTTCAGCAGGCGGGCGGCGACGCCGCCGCCTACGCCGCCGCCGTGGCGGCGGTTCGCGTCGCCGCCCCGGGCCTTCCGCTCGTCCTCGAGACGGCTGATCACGCCGCCGCCGAGGCCGCCCTCTCCGGTGGCGCCGCGGCCGAGAAGCCGCTTCTGCGCGGCGCCTCCACCGCCAACGCCCAAGCCATGGCGGAAGTCGCCAAGAAGCACGGCTGCGCCCTCACCATCAGCGCCGTCGCAGGCGACCTCGGCGAGCTCGTCGACCTCTCCGAATCCGTACGCGCCGCAGGCGTTGAGCACCTGGTCCTCGACCCCGGCACGACCTCGCTGGGCAGCGACCTCTCAGCTTTCACGCAACTTCGTCGCCTGGCGCTCAAGAAGGGTGCTCGCGCACTCGGCTTCCCCATTCTCGCCGATTGCGCGGCGCCCACGTGGCAGGCAGAACTCGCCCGCGCCTCGCAGGCAATCGCCAAGTACGCCGGCGTGATAGTCCTCGATCACTTCGAGCCTGGCGCCCTCTACGCCCTCATGACGCTGCGGCAGAACATCTACACCGACCCGCAGAAGCCGATTCAGGTCGACCCCAAGATGTACGAGATCGGCACGCCGGCAGCCGACAGCCCACTGCTCATCACGACGAACTTCTCCCTCACCTACTTCTCCGTGTCGGGTGAGGTCGAGGGCTCGGGAGTCGCGTCGTGGCTCCTGGTCGCCGACTGCGACGGTCAGTCGGTGCTCACCGCGTGGGCCGCCGGCAAACTCGACGCCGAGAAGATCGCCAAGTCGGTGAAGGCCTGCGGCATCGGCGACAAACTCGCACACAAGAAGCTCGTGATTCCCGGACACGTTGCCGGACTCTCCGGCGAAGTCGAAGAAGAGTTGCCGGGCTGGCAGATCATGGTCGGCCCGCGCGACGCGGTCGACATCCCGTCGTACCTCAAGACCATCTGGCCGGCAGCGTAG
- a CDS encoding heavy-metal-associated domain-containing protein, protein MQEISFSLPGMWADHHVLAVRELLKQDTGVIVVDASSRDLVVRLSFDESLTDADKIAARLSAAGYVPGAAGEETPPPTNKPAWATAGCRVTATDPMDLIMSGDHRKY, encoded by the coding sequence ATGCAAGAGATATCCTTTTCCCTGCCCGGCATGTGGGCCGATCATCACGTCCTCGCCGTCCGCGAGCTCCTCAAGCAAGACACCGGCGTCATCGTCGTCGACGCCAGCTCGCGCGACCTCGTCGTACGTCTCTCCTTCGACGAGTCTCTCACCGACGCCGACAAGATCGCCGCTCGCTTGAGCGCCGCCGGCTACGTGCCCGGCGCCGCCGGCGAGGAGACGCCGCCGCCCACGAATAAGCCGGCTTGGGCCACCGCCGGTTGTCGCGTCACGGCGACCGATCCTATGGATCTCATCATGTCCGGCGACCATCGCAAGTACTAA
- the cooS gene encoding anaerobic carbon-monoxide dehydrogenase catalytic subunit, with translation MDDVKNDDVSNEAKRSIDPAALEMLRHADACGHETVFHRAENMKPCPIGQDGACCRICSMGPCRLVGKDAENKVGLCGADLPTVASRHFARQVAGGASAHSDHGRDMAMTLHAVATGQAQGYKVKDEQKLMAVAAYLDIPTKDREVNDVALDVSLKALEQFGQPFGEIVYTRRAAPKRQALWKQLKLTPRAIDREIAEVLHRTHEGVDLDAENILKSALRCSLADGWGGSMLSTDISDILFGTPSPLSSEVNLGVLKRDQVNVVIHGHEPTLSAMIVEASRDPELIAEAKAEGAEGINLAGICCTSNEILMRYGVPPAGNFLHQELAVLTGSVEAMVVDVQCIMQALAPLSQRFHTKLVTTSPKAKIPGALHIEFDEQRAPETAREIIRLAIANYKNRGPVHIPDYHEPLVAGFSHEYLNYMQGGFHRGSFRPLNDAVIAGRIRGLAGVVGCNNARVTQDEGIVTMIKELIARDVMVVVTGCAATAGAKAGFLSPEILDHAGPGLREVMEAIGIPPVLHLGSCVDNSRILTVLTQVATEGGLGEDIDDLPAVGLCPEWMCEKAIAIGTYFAASGAHVIFGVSSPVKASSVATRLMTEGWEELVGGSLEFIPDWDEMLARSLELIDGKREALKLKPYDPSQFGSSGDTPYFAAIRDYLAEQGTVKTVGSPVYPLAEGHSHDHGHDHSHSHGAGEEQ, from the coding sequence ATGGACGACGTGAAGAACGACGACGTAAGCAACGAGGCTAAGCGGAGCATCGATCCCGCAGCTCTCGAGATGCTGCGTCACGCCGACGCCTGTGGCCACGAGACCGTGTTCCACCGCGCCGAGAACATGAAGCCCTGTCCCATCGGCCAAGACGGCGCCTGCTGCCGCATCTGCTCGATGGGCCCTTGCCGCCTCGTCGGCAAAGACGCCGAGAACAAAGTCGGCCTCTGCGGCGCCGACCTGCCGACAGTCGCCTCACGCCACTTCGCGCGGCAGGTCGCCGGAGGCGCGTCCGCACACTCAGACCACGGCCGTGACATGGCCATGACGCTACACGCAGTCGCGACCGGCCAAGCGCAGGGCTACAAGGTCAAAGACGAGCAGAAGCTCATGGCCGTAGCCGCGTACCTGGACATCCCGACGAAGGACCGCGAAGTCAACGACGTCGCGCTCGACGTCTCGCTCAAGGCGCTGGAACAATTCGGACAGCCGTTCGGCGAAATCGTCTACACGCGGCGCGCAGCGCCCAAGCGTCAGGCCCTCTGGAAGCAGCTCAAGCTCACCCCTCGTGCCATCGATCGCGAGATCGCCGAGGTGCTGCATCGCACACACGAGGGCGTCGATCTCGACGCCGAGAACATCCTCAAGAGCGCCCTGCGTTGTTCGCTAGCCGATGGCTGGGGCGGCTCGATGCTGAGCACGGACATCAGCGACATCCTCTTCGGCACGCCCTCCCCCCTCTCGAGCGAGGTGAACCTGGGCGTGCTGAAGCGAGATCAGGTCAATGTCGTGATTCACGGGCACGAACCGACCTTGTCGGCCATGATCGTCGAAGCCTCGAGGGATCCCGAGCTCATCGCGGAGGCGAAGGCCGAGGGCGCCGAAGGCATCAACCTCGCCGGCATCTGCTGCACCAGCAACGAGATCCTCATGCGCTACGGCGTGCCGCCGGCCGGCAACTTCCTGCACCAGGAGCTGGCCGTCCTCACCGGCTCGGTCGAGGCGATGGTCGTCGACGTGCAGTGCATCATGCAGGCGCTCGCGCCGCTCTCGCAGCGCTTTCACACCAAGCTCGTGACCACGTCGCCGAAGGCCAAAATCCCGGGCGCGCTCCACATCGAGTTCGACGAGCAACGCGCACCCGAGACGGCTCGCGAGATCATTCGGCTGGCGATCGCCAACTACAAGAACCGCGGCCCAGTTCATATCCCCGACTACCACGAGCCGCTCGTCGCCGGCTTCAGTCACGAGTACCTCAACTACATGCAGGGCGGCTTTCACCGCGGGTCGTTCCGGCCGCTCAACGACGCCGTGATCGCCGGCCGCATCCGCGGCCTCGCCGGCGTCGTGGGCTGCAACAACGCCCGCGTCACCCAAGACGAGGGCATCGTCACGATGATCAAGGAGCTCATCGCACGCGACGTCATGGTCGTCGTGACCGGCTGCGCCGCCACCGCTGGCGCCAAAGCAGGCTTCCTGAGCCCCGAGATCCTTGATCACGCGGGTCCCGGACTGCGCGAGGTCATGGAGGCGATCGGCATTCCGCCGGTGCTACACCTCGGCTCTTGCGTCGACAACTCGCGCATCCTCACGGTGCTCACTCAAGTCGCCACCGAGGGCGGCCTCGGCGAAGACATCGACGACCTGCCGGCGGTCGGTCTGTGCCCTGAGTGGATGTGTGAGAAGGCGATCGCCATCGGCACCTACTTCGCCGCCTCGGGCGCCCATGTCATCTTCGGCGTCAGCAGCCCGGTGAAGGCATCGTCGGTCGCCACCCGCCTCATGACCGAGGGCTGGGAGGAGCTCGTCGGCGGCAGCCTCGAGTTCATCCCCGACTGGGACGAGATGCTGGCGCGCTCGCTCGAGCTCATCGACGGGAAGCGCGAGGCGCTCAAACTCAAGCCGTACGACCCATCGCAGTTCGGCAGCAGCGGCGATACGCCGTACTTCGCCGCGATTCGCGACTACTTGGCCGAGCAGGGCACGGTCAAGACTGTCGGCTCCCCGGTCTACCCGCTGGCCGAAGGCCACTCGCACGACCATGGCCACGACCACAGTCACTCGCACGGCGCGGGAGAAGAACAATGA
- the acsB gene encoding acetyl-CoA decarbonylase/synthase complex subunit alpha/beta, translated as MSRYIAKRAIRGATALISEAEKLVAEAIEELGPETPVQFTNTAYYLPVIYAFTGKKVETLGDLPPVLERCRSLLHPLPADKMWLPYLGETLDSGVATLFAEEVIEGVRFVRKQEPQIIMLDGDGDHSHDGGHFSAGSLGAHGGKMKLNGPIDDIQLRAWGIQLVDGRMPGFCAIVGAAKSNEVAVKIVRELQSRGILIFLSGNVNGRSIIHQLQEEGIQLGYDTFTVPFGLDTISAVYALGFAARSALTFGGMDAGNARDIMLYNKYRVFAFVLALGEVDDLKYATAAGAISYGFPVIADTRIPQILPTGVTTYEHVVSMPFDEIPGADDMERTEKLIQRCIEVRGVKVKIAKVPIPVSYGSAFEGERIRKEIMFAEFGGKRSRCFEYLRSKPSDEVEDGKITCVGKDFDEFAEGEAYPLGIVVEVSGRKMQLDFEPIVERQFHYFINGVEGVQHNGQRDITWIRVSKATVAKGFKMEHFGKVLHARIHEVFGNIIDKAQIYLTTDAAEVDELIEEAREAYRQRNERIATLTDESVDTFYSCLLCQSFAPNHVCVVNPERVGLCGAYNWLDCKASFEINPTGPNQPVPKGVCVDPVKGEFTGPNEYIYAHSNQSVDRVTFYSIMEAPMTSCGCFECIMVLVPEANGFMIVSREDPSMTPCGMTFSTLAGTAGGGMQTPGMMGLGKYYLTSEKFISGDGGWPRIVWMSSFLKESMRPEIEAIVERNGHPGLLDRIADETICTGVDELVAFLEEKGHPALAMDPLF; from the coding sequence ATGAGCCGCTATATCGCCAAGCGCGCCATCCGCGGCGCCACCGCCCTTATTTCCGAGGCCGAGAAGCTGGTCGCCGAGGCGATCGAGGAACTCGGCCCCGAGACGCCGGTCCAATTTACGAACACGGCGTACTACCTGCCGGTCATCTACGCCTTCACCGGCAAGAAGGTGGAGACACTCGGCGATCTGCCGCCCGTGCTCGAGCGCTGCCGCTCACTCCTGCACCCGCTACCGGCAGACAAGATGTGGCTGCCGTACCTCGGCGAGACCCTCGACTCCGGGGTCGCGACGCTCTTCGCGGAAGAGGTTATCGAGGGCGTGCGCTTCGTGCGCAAACAGGAGCCGCAGATCATCATGCTCGACGGCGACGGCGATCACAGCCACGACGGCGGGCACTTCTCCGCCGGCTCGCTGGGCGCCCACGGCGGCAAGATGAAGCTCAACGGACCCATCGACGACATCCAGCTTCGCGCCTGGGGCATCCAGCTCGTCGACGGCCGCATGCCCGGCTTCTGCGCAATTGTCGGCGCCGCCAAGAGCAACGAGGTCGCGGTCAAGATCGTGCGCGAGCTGCAGAGCCGCGGCATCCTTATCTTCCTCAGCGGCAACGTCAACGGCCGCAGCATCATTCATCAGCTCCAGGAAGAAGGCATCCAGCTCGGCTACGACACCTTCACCGTACCGTTCGGCCTCGACACTATCTCGGCCGTCTATGCGCTTGGCTTCGCCGCGCGCTCGGCGCTCACATTCGGCGGCATGGACGCGGGCAACGCACGCGACATCATGCTCTACAACAAGTACCGCGTCTTCGCCTTCGTCCTCGCACTGGGCGAGGTCGACGACCTCAAGTACGCGACCGCAGCCGGCGCCATCAGCTACGGCTTCCCCGTGATCGCCGACACGCGCATACCGCAGATCCTTCCCACCGGCGTCACGACGTACGAGCACGTCGTCAGCATGCCGTTCGACGAGATCCCCGGCGCCGACGACATGGAGCGCACCGAGAAGCTCATCCAGCGCTGCATCGAGGTGCGCGGCGTCAAGGTCAAGATCGCCAAGGTGCCGATCCCCGTCTCGTACGGATCGGCGTTCGAGGGCGAGCGCATCCGCAAGGAGATCATGTTCGCCGAGTTCGGCGGCAAGCGCAGCCGCTGCTTCGAGTACCTGCGCAGCAAACCCTCAGACGAAGTCGAGGACGGCAAGATCACGTGCGTCGGCAAGGACTTCGACGAGTTCGCCGAGGGCGAGGCTTACCCGCTCGGCATCGTCGTCGAAGTCTCCGGTCGCAAGATGCAGCTCGACTTCGAACCCATCGTCGAACGCCAGTTCCACTACTTCATCAACGGCGTCGAGGGCGTACAGCACAACGGACAGCGCGACATCACCTGGATTCGTGTGAGCAAAGCCACCGTCGCCAAAGGCTTCAAGATGGAGCACTTCGGCAAAGTGCTGCACGCACGCATCCACGAGGTCTTCGGCAACATCATCGACAAGGCGCAGATCTACCTCACTACCGACGCGGCCGAAGTCGACGAGCTCATCGAGGAGGCGCGCGAGGCCTACCGGCAGCGCAACGAGCGCATCGCCACACTCACCGACGAGTCGGTCGACACGTTCTACTCCTGCCTGCTCTGCCAGAGTTTCGCGCCCAACCACGTCTGCGTCGTGAACCCCGAGCGTGTGGGCCTCTGCGGCGCCTACAACTGGCTCGACTGCAAAGCCTCGTTCGAGATCAACCCGACGGGACCGAATCAGCCGGTACCGAAGGGCGTGTGTGTCGACCCCGTCAAGGGTGAGTTCACCGGGCCCAACGAGTACATCTACGCGCACTCCAACCAGAGCGTCGACAGAGTGACGTTCTACTCGATCATGGAGGCGCCGATGACCTCGTGCGGCTGCTTCGAGTGCATCATGGTGCTCGTGCCTGAAGCCAACGGCTTCATGATCGTCAGCCGCGAGGACCCCAGCATGACACCCTGCGGCATGACCTTCTCGACCCTCGCCGGGACCGCCGGCGGCGGCATGCAGACCCCGGGCATGATGGGCCTCGGCAAGTACTACCTCACCAGCGAGAAGTTCATCTCCGGCGATGGCGGCTGGCCGCGCATCGTCTGGATGAGCTCCTTCCTCAAGGAGAGTATGCGCCCCGAGATCGAGGCCATCGTGGAGCGCAACGGCCACCCAGGGTTGCTCGACCGAATCGCCGACGAGACGATCTGCACGGGCGTCGACGAGCTGGTTGCCTTCCTGGAAGAAAAGGGCCACCCTGCCCTTGCCATGGATCCACTCTTCTGA
- a CDS encoding acetyl-CoA decarbonylase/synthase complex subunit delta encodes MTAVEIPVEKWTGSVREVTLGAGSRTPVTVGGETALPFLPFEGAMPHRPALAIEIEDRAPAWSSELLAAWGDVVSDPGVWAKRAVELGAEMISLRLDSCHPDRGDNDGAYAVEKVKAVLAAVDVPVLVYGPGQADKDNEVLVAVAEATKGEQIALGICEEKNYRTIVAAALGNGHVVIGETPIDVNLAKQLNILISDMGLPLERVLMDPNTGALGYGLEYTYSVMERLRLAALMGDGMTQQPMICQTGAEVWRQKEARATDDVPEAWGALAERGVAWEITTGMSLLEAGADILLLRHPDALSALSAALDDLVKGA; translated from the coding sequence ATGACTGCTGTGGAGATACCCGTAGAGAAATGGACCGGCTCCGTCCGCGAGGTCACGCTCGGCGCCGGCAGCCGCACCCCGGTAACCGTGGGCGGAGAGACGGCGCTGCCGTTTCTCCCTTTCGAGGGCGCCATGCCGCACCGCCCGGCGCTGGCGATCGAGATCGAGGACCGCGCACCAGCGTGGTCATCTGAGCTGCTCGCCGCCTGGGGCGACGTGGTTAGCGACCCCGGCGTCTGGGCCAAGCGCGCCGTGGAGCTGGGCGCGGAGATGATCTCCCTGCGGCTCGACAGTTGCCACCCGGACCGCGGCGACAACGACGGCGCCTACGCGGTCGAGAAGGTCAAGGCTGTGCTGGCTGCCGTAGACGTGCCGGTCCTCGTCTACGGACCCGGCCAAGCCGACAAGGACAACGAAGTGCTCGTCGCCGTCGCCGAAGCTACCAAGGGTGAGCAGATCGCCCTCGGCATCTGCGAAGAGAAGAACTACCGCACCATCGTGGCCGCCGCCCTCGGTAACGGGCACGTGGTCATCGGCGAGACGCCGATCGACGTCAACCTCGCGAAACAGCTCAATATCCTCATCTCCGATATGGGTCTGCCGCTTGAGCGCGTCCTCATGGACCCCAACACCGGCGCGCTTGGCTACGGTCTCGAGTACACCTACTCGGTGATGGAGCGCCTGCGCTTGGCAGCGCTGATGGGCGACGGGATGACGCAGCAGCCCATGATCTGCCAGACCGGTGCGGAAGTGTGGCGGCAGAAGGAGGCACGCGCCACCGATGACGTGCCCGAGGCATGGGGCGCGCTCGCCGAGCGTGGCGTCGCCTGGGAAATCACGACCGGCATGTCGCTCCTCGAGGCCGGCGCCGACATTCTCCTCCTCCGCCATCCCGACGCGCTGAGCGCGCTGAGCGCAGCTCTCGACGACCTCGTGAAAGGAGCCTGA
- a CDS encoding DEAD/DEAH box helicase — protein MRTEGAEGAAHDLGGFRDLGVMPELVTALSNLGYEEPTPVQREAIPPLLEGRDLLGQAPTGTGKTAAFALPLLQRLPDLGARRDPGALVLVPTRELAVQVSEAIHRYGRELGVRVLPVYGGQPITRQLGALQRGTDVVVATPGRALDHLARKTLRLGNVAMLVLDEADEMLDMGFAEDIEELLREVPEERQTILFSATVPARIVTMMRGHLREPVQIRIGLEVTTPGEAPLVRQVAYLVQPAYKPAALGRILDVESPEAALVFCRRRVEVDELAETLSGSGYRAEALHGGMSQQQRERVMARLRGGVADLIVATDVAARGLDIGPLTHVVNYDMPSSPEAYVHRIGRVGRAGRGGVAITLMQPREHPMLKTIERATKRRITIGKVPTVADLRARQLELLRATLRESILEDDLDHYRVVVEHLSEEFDIMEIALAAVRLAREARGGVGDEEEIPEAKPLRDERGGGVKARLREDRSGAGRRRRLASAGPTTRVWIGLGRVAGMRPQDVVGAITGESSLNGRDIGAIEIGERATLVEVPEAAADDVIAALQGTTIKGRKVRASRERQERRPRRDA, from the coding sequence ATGAGGACTGAAGGCGCCGAGGGCGCGGCTCACGATCTCGGAGGCTTTCGCGACCTCGGCGTGATGCCGGAGCTCGTGACGGCGTTGTCCAATCTTGGGTACGAGGAGCCCACTCCGGTGCAGCGTGAGGCCATTCCGCCGCTGCTTGAAGGTCGCGACCTGCTCGGCCAGGCGCCGACGGGTACGGGCAAGACGGCCGCGTTCGCGCTGCCCTTGTTGCAGCGGCTGCCGGACCTCGGTGCGCGCCGCGATCCCGGAGCACTCGTTCTTGTGCCGACGCGCGAGCTTGCGGTGCAGGTGTCGGAGGCCATCCACCGTTACGGGCGCGAGCTTGGTGTGCGTGTGCTGCCCGTGTACGGGGGGCAGCCGATCACCCGGCAGCTGGGCGCGCTGCAGCGTGGCACCGACGTCGTCGTGGCCACGCCCGGGCGCGCCCTCGACCACTTGGCGCGCAAGACCTTGCGCCTCGGCAATGTCGCCATGCTCGTCCTCGACGAAGCCGATGAGATGCTCGACATGGGCTTCGCCGAGGATATCGAGGAGTTGCTGCGGGAGGTGCCTGAGGAGCGTCAGACCATCCTGTTCTCGGCGACCGTCCCAGCGCGCATCGTGACCATGATGCGCGGTCACTTGCGCGAGCCTGTGCAGATTCGCATCGGGCTCGAGGTGACGACTCCCGGAGAGGCGCCGTTGGTGCGGCAGGTGGCGTATCTTGTTCAGCCCGCCTACAAGCCGGCGGCGCTGGGGCGAATCCTGGATGTGGAGAGTCCGGAGGCCGCGCTCGTCTTCTGTCGCAGGCGGGTAGAGGTGGACGAGCTTGCCGAGACCCTTAGCGGAAGTGGGTATCGGGCCGAGGCGCTGCACGGCGGCATGAGCCAGCAGCAGCGCGAGCGTGTCATGGCGCGGCTTCGCGGTGGCGTGGCCGACTTGATCGTGGCCACCGATGTGGCCGCGCGAGGGCTCGACATCGGGCCCCTCACTCACGTGGTGAACTACGACATGCCGTCCTCGCCGGAGGCGTACGTGCATCGCATCGGTCGGGTCGGTCGCGCCGGACGCGGTGGTGTGGCGATCACGCTCATGCAGCCGCGCGAGCACCCTATGCTCAAGACGATTGAACGCGCCACCAAGCGGCGAATCACGATCGGCAAGGTGCCGACCGTCGCCGACCTGCGCGCGCGACAGCTCGAGCTGCTTCGCGCGACGCTGCGCGAGAGCATTCTCGAGGACGATCTCGACCACTACCGGGTTGTGGTGGAACACCTTTCGGAGGAGTTCGACATCATGGAGATCGCGCTTGCCGCCGTCAGGCTGGCGAGAGAAGCTCGCGGCGGCGTGGGGGACGAGGAGGAGATCCCCGAGGCCAAGCCGCTACGCGACGAGCGTGGCGGTGGTGTGAAGGCGCGTCTTCGTGAAGATCGCAGCGGAGCGGGCCGGCGGCGGAGGCTCGCGTCTGCGGGCCCCACGACACGCGTGTGGATCGGTCTCGGCCGTGTGGCCGGCATGCGGCCGCAAGACGTGGTCGGGGCGATCACCGGCGAGTCGAGTCTGAATGGCCGCGATATCGGGGCCATCGAGATCGGCGAGCGTGCCACACTTGTGGAGGTGCCGGAGGCGGCGGCCGACGACGTCATCGCCGCCCTCCAGGGCACGACGATCAAGGGGCGCAAGGTGCGTGCCAGCCGCGAACGGCAGGAGCGCCGGCCCCGGAGGGACGCGTGA
- a CDS encoding ASKHA domain-containing protein — MATVTFSPSGESIEVPVGTSLLDAAILCDLDLPAPCAGQGRCGRCRVRVTSGEVVRRSNAGLEMQEIAEGWTVGCLTYVAGPVEAYIPPRKRENVRPHGHAAAQPEALLVPCEWQQNPSVRSVTITLDPPTLEDNTSDLDRLRRELARQADITSLRAQLPLLRDLGHVLRSSNWNVRVTLEMQDWAYGSLLPPRLVDIRAADEVSGNYGLAVDIGTTSIVAYLIDFDTARIVDSESAYNRQISCGEDVISRIIFARRNNGLDQLQSLVLATINDLIARLVERNHISGRDIHEVAMAGNTTMTHLLLHIDPRYLREEPYIPTVAQPPRLLAADLRLDVNQLARVHCLPAVGSYVGGDITAGVISSGMYATEKLTLFIDIGTNGEMVLGNRDWLLSCACSAGPAFEGGGVKHGMRASEGAIEDVYIDDATFEPSFRTIDDAPPVGICGSGLIDLLGELFYTGLLDKSGHLNRDATTDRVRVNSATAEYVVVFAGDRDAAQDIVITDSDITSLLRAKAAIYAGYEVLCRSVGVDLADVEQILIGGAFGQYLNVEKAIRIGLLPDQPVEHFRFLGNTSAQGAYATLLCASTRQEVRDVAAKMTYLELSADNSFMDEYTSALFLPHTDLEAFPSVARALAERANDAMKS, encoded by the coding sequence ATGGCGACGGTCACATTCTCGCCCTCGGGCGAGTCTATCGAGGTGCCTGTGGGCACGAGCCTGCTCGATGCCGCGATCCTCTGCGACCTCGACCTCCCCGCCCCCTGCGCCGGACAAGGCCGCTGCGGCCGTTGTCGCGTGCGCGTCACGAGCGGGGAGGTCGTGCGCCGCAGCAACGCGGGCCTGGAGATGCAGGAGATAGCCGAGGGATGGACCGTCGGTTGCCTGACCTACGTAGCCGGACCCGTGGAGGCCTACATCCCGCCGCGCAAGCGCGAGAATGTCCGTCCCCACGGTCATGCCGCGGCCCAACCGGAGGCACTGCTCGTCCCGTGTGAGTGGCAGCAAAATCCCTCTGTACGCAGCGTGACGATCACTTTGGATCCACCGACGCTCGAAGACAATACGAGCGATCTCGACCGTCTGCGACGTGAACTGGCACGCCAGGCGGATATCACGAGCCTACGCGCACAGTTGCCGCTACTGCGCGACCTGGGCCACGTACTGCGTTCGTCCAACTGGAACGTCCGTGTGACGCTCGAGATGCAGGATTGGGCCTACGGCAGTCTGCTTCCGCCGCGACTGGTCGACATCCGCGCGGCCGACGAGGTCTCCGGCAACTACGGCCTCGCCGTCGACATCGGCACCACGAGTATCGTCGCCTACCTCATCGACTTCGACACGGCGCGCATCGTCGACAGCGAGAGCGCCTACAACCGGCAGATCTCCTGCGGCGAGGACGTGATCTCACGCATCATCTTCGCGCGCCGCAACAACGGTCTCGACCAGCTTCAGTCCCTGGTCCTCGCCACCATCAACGATCTCATCGCCCGCCTCGTGGAACGCAATCACATCAGCGGGCGCGACATTCACGAAGTGGCCATGGCGGGCAACACCACCATGACGCATCTGCTCCTCCACATCGATCCGCGCTACTTGCGTGAGGAGCCCTACATCCCGACTGTGGCGCAGCCGCCGCGTCTCTTGGCCGCGGACCTGCGCCTCGACGTGAACCAGCTCGCGCGTGTACATTGTCTGCCCGCCGTCGGCAGCTATGTCGGGGGCGACATCACCGCCGGCGTCATCTCGTCGGGCATGTACGCGACCGAGAAGCTCACCCTCTTCATCGACATCGGCACCAACGGTGAGATGGTCCTCGGCAATCGCGACTGGCTGCTCTCCTGCGCCTGTTCGGCGGGCCCGGCCTTCGAGGGCGGCGGCGTTAAACACGGCATGCGGGCCAGCGAAGGCGCCATCGAAGACGTCTACATCGACGATGCGACGTTTGAGCCCTCGTTTCGCACCATCGACGACGCTCCTCCCGTCGGTATCTGCGGCAGCGGCCTCATCGACCTTCTCGGAGAGCTCTTCTACACCGGCCTCCTCGACAAGTCTGGACACCTCAACCGCGACGCCACCACGGACCGCGTGCGTGTCAACAGCGCCACTGCCGAGTACGTCGTCGTGTTTGCCGGCGACCGCGATGCGGCGCAGGACATCGTCATTACCGATTCCGACATCACCTCGCTGCTGCGTGCGAAAGCAGCGATCTACGCCGGCTACGAGGTGCTCTGTCGCAGTGTCGGTGTCGATCTTGCCGACGTCGAGCAAATCCTCATCGGCGGCGCCTTCGGGCAGTATCTCAACGTCGAGAAGGCCATCCGCATCGGCCTTCTGCCAGACCAGCCCGTGGAGCACTTCAGATTCCTCGGCAACACCAGCGCTCAGGGCGCCTACGCAACCCTTCTCTGCGCCAGTACGCGTCAGGAAGTGCGCGACGTCGCCGCCAAGATGACCTACTTGGAGCTGAGCGCCGACAACAGCTTCATGGACGAGTACACGTCGGCCCTCTTTCTTCCGCACACCGACCTGGAAGCGTTCCCGAGCGTCGCACGCGCGTTGGCGGAGCGCGCCAACGACGCCATGAAGTCATGA